One genomic window of Cupriavidus pauculus includes the following:
- a CDS encoding antitoxin Xre/MbcA/ParS toxin-binding domain-containing protein, translating to MRTIAFHPSGAQAPYERYLEDLSAFLSTKVRGGADLATLASDRLPAETLERLLETGLSWDEVAFIIPRRTLSHRREKGQPLTVEESDKAIRLARILALAVNTFGDVERGLNWLRQKQQRLGGMAPLSLAGTEQGAHLVEEQLVQIDEGYFA from the coding sequence ATGCGAACCATCGCCTTTCACCCATCAGGCGCTCAGGCGCCTTATGAACGCTACCTCGAAGACTTGAGTGCTTTTTTGAGCACTAAGGTGCGCGGCGGCGCCGATCTGGCGACGTTGGCGAGTGACAGGCTGCCGGCAGAGACACTCGAGCGTCTGCTCGAGACGGGTCTCTCGTGGGACGAAGTCGCCTTCATCATTCCCCGGCGGACGCTGAGTCATCGTCGGGAGAAGGGCCAACCGCTGACGGTGGAGGAATCAGACAAAGCCATTCGGCTGGCTCGGATTCTTGCCCTGGCGGTGAACACGTTCGGTGATGTCGAGCGCGGATTGAACTGGTTGCGTCAAAAGCAGCAGCGGCTCGGCGGGATGGCGCCGTTGTCTCTGGCTGGGACCGAGCAAGGGGCGCATCTCGTCGAGGAGCAACTCGTGCAAATCGACGAAGGGTACTTTGCCTGA
- a CDS encoding antitoxin MazE family protein: MAKSTALRAREFRAAKAALGLRQVLLWVPDTRDPIYIAECKRQSALIAAEPREWELAEELSQMSDTSGWE; this comes from the coding sequence ATGGCGAAGAGCACTGCGCTACGTGCCAGGGAGTTTCGGGCCGCAAAGGCAGCGTTGGGGCTGCGCCAAGTGTTGTTATGGGTGCCTGACACGCGTGATCCCATCTACATCGCCGAGTGCAAGCGACAGTCAGCACTTATCGCCGCGGAGCCTCGCGAGTGGGAGCTGGCAGAAGAGCTTAGCCAAATGAGTGATACGTCGGGGTGGGAATGA
- a CDS encoding type II toxin-antitoxin system PemK/MazF family toxin gives MKRGDVVVVAMNTEFGKPRPALVIQSNTYLDEHPTINVLPITSELRNTPAFRIRVEPDEQNGLREISEIMVDKIQSPLRTKIGKVIGRLDSDRMAEVDRALTVWLGIV, from the coding sequence ATGAAGCGAGGTGACGTCGTTGTAGTGGCAATGAACACCGAGTTCGGTAAGCCACGTCCAGCCCTTGTCATTCAGTCCAACACTTACCTAGACGAGCATCCGACGATCAACGTTTTGCCCATTACCAGCGAGCTTCGCAATACGCCGGCGTTTCGCATTCGTGTCGAGCCGGACGAGCAGAATGGGCTTCGCGAGATATCGGAGATCATGGTCGACAAGATCCAGTCGCCACTGAGAACGAAGATTGGCAAGGTCATTGGCCGACTGGACAGCGACCGCATGGCGGAAGTTGACCGTGCACTAACCGTCTGGCTTGGCATCGTCTGA
- a CDS encoding helix-turn-helix domain-containing protein, with the protein METLQREHDLNRLHASSYAARPTNAAGVHERQSSVAELGRMMRAERERHGLTHDQFAQALGIESSDIVWLERGVL; encoded by the coding sequence ATGGAAACCCTCCAGAGAGAGCACGACCTGAACAGACTGCATGCCTCCAGCTATGCCGCTCGCCCCACCAATGCTGCCGGCGTACACGAGCGCCAAAGCTCTGTGGCTGAGCTTGGCCGGATGATGCGCGCGGAGCGCGAACGGCACGGATTGACGCACGATCAGTTCGCTCAGGCGCTGGGCATTGAATCCTCGGATATCGTTTGGTTGGAGCGCGGCGTTCTGTAA
- a CDS encoding lactonase family protein gives MFPRLPAGARAFGIALLATAVLAACGSDDNATPAQSATPGATKVVVDTSSAAPVAGTTLTLKATVFAADGNEVKGASFAWTSSDESVAVVTGASDKSPAGISASVLVGTYATVQTRNAGVADITATATLADGGRATAVTHLVVQSAPAKSYTLTLSPATLTVTAGAAAQTVTAAVRRSDGVDGIADLINWSWSTGDITFPVTAAVDGRSAQISSPSSATLGGSAVLAACADTPTGARLCGNAALARPTTVPLPTYTVGGTVSGLAAGKSLMLAGANGDTAVVSAGGAFSFPTGLVAGTLYGVTVSGQPAGQTCTVQNGSGTIAGTNVTDVTINCVQAQFVVVPNSVDFKISVYRIDPRNGTLAAVPGSPFATTRKVTDIAFLPSGLVGYAIMRDDDAVEAYQLDPATGALSVISGTSAPTSPMPEVISVHPTGKWLIIGAGRTVLAFSINPLTNTATATGQGYWSGDLSGRTSGVAVSPNGRFIYSVNTTTDEVWSMAFDPLLGTVYLPDTTPPTGSGARSAVVSADGRMLYSLNMSSNTIGVGAIDPVRGAVTAIDVFPTMLSPTDIVLAPSGPFAYVLTGGQTANGIQVVRRNLTTGLFDQNLGSTPTGFNAQRLHVDPSGRFLYSPSFLGELYGFAINSTTGALTPVPGSPFPTGNGNIGMAIVEPLP, from the coding sequence ATGTTTCCACGTCTTCCTGCCGGCGCACGCGCGTTCGGTATTGCCTTGCTTGCGACTGCGGTACTTGCTGCCTGCGGTTCCGATGACAATGCCACTCCCGCCCAGTCAGCTACGCCGGGCGCCACCAAGGTTGTCGTAGACACAAGCAGCGCTGCGCCGGTAGCAGGCACCACGCTGACGCTGAAGGCGACGGTGTTTGCCGCCGATGGGAATGAGGTGAAAGGAGCAAGCTTCGCCTGGACGTCTTCCGACGAATCGGTTGCCGTGGTCACAGGGGCTTCGGACAAGTCGCCGGCAGGAATCTCGGCTTCGGTTCTGGTCGGCACCTATGCCACGGTGCAGACCCGCAATGCTGGCGTAGCCGATATCACGGCCACGGCGACGCTTGCCGATGGCGGCCGAGCTACCGCGGTTACGCATCTGGTAGTGCAATCGGCGCCCGCAAAGTCGTACACGCTGACGCTGTCGCCCGCGACCCTGACAGTGACCGCCGGCGCGGCGGCTCAAACCGTGACCGCCGCCGTGCGGCGCTCGGATGGCGTCGATGGTATCGCCGACCTGATCAACTGGTCGTGGAGCACCGGCGATATCACTTTCCCCGTGACCGCCGCAGTGGACGGCCGTTCAGCACAGATCAGCAGTCCATCATCTGCCACGCTGGGTGGCTCCGCCGTGCTCGCCGCCTGCGCGGATACACCCACAGGAGCCCGCCTGTGCGGCAACGCCGCGCTGGCCCGCCCGACCACGGTGCCGCTGCCGACTTACACGGTGGGCGGTACGGTGTCCGGTCTGGCCGCGGGGAAGAGCCTGATGCTGGCCGGGGCCAACGGCGATACGGCGGTCGTCAGCGCCGGCGGGGCGTTCTCATTCCCCACCGGGCTTGTCGCCGGGACGCTGTACGGCGTCACGGTGTCTGGCCAGCCTGCCGGGCAGACCTGCACTGTGCAGAACGGCAGCGGCACCATCGCCGGCACCAACGTTACCGATGTGACGATCAACTGCGTGCAGGCCCAGTTCGTGGTCGTGCCCAACAGCGTGGATTTTAAGATTTCGGTCTATCGGATCGATCCGCGCAACGGAACGCTTGCCGCAGTGCCTGGCAGCCCGTTCGCCACAACGAGAAAGGTGACTGACATCGCCTTCCTGCCGTCGGGGCTGGTGGGCTACGCGATCATGCGCGACGACGACGCGGTGGAGGCATACCAGCTGGATCCAGCCACTGGCGCCCTGAGCGTTATCTCTGGCACGAGCGCGCCGACCTCCCCGATGCCGGAGGTTATCTCCGTGCATCCCACGGGCAAGTGGTTAATTATTGGCGCAGGGCGCACTGTCCTCGCATTCAGCATCAACCCCCTCACCAACACGGCGACAGCTACTGGACAGGGGTACTGGAGCGGTGACTTGAGCGGTCGTACATCAGGTGTTGCCGTGTCGCCGAATGGTCGGTTTATCTATTCGGTGAACACCACAACGGACGAGGTGTGGTCCATGGCCTTTGATCCGTTGCTCGGCACAGTCTATTTGCCAGACACGACGCCACCCACTGGCTCAGGCGCGCGTAGCGCTGTGGTGTCTGCCGATGGCCGGATGCTGTACTCGCTGAACATGTCCAGCAACACAATCGGCGTCGGCGCTATCGACCCCGTTAGGGGTGCCGTGACCGCGATTGACGTTTTCCCGACCATGCTTTCGCCCACCGACATCGTGCTCGCCCCGTCGGGTCCGTTTGCCTATGTCCTGACTGGGGGGCAGACTGCAAATGGGATTCAGGTGGTGCGGCGCAATCTGACGACGGGTTTGTTCGATCAGAACCTGGGGAGCACGCCCACCGGCTTCAACGCGCAACGCCTGCACGTCGATCCGAGCGGGCGCTTCCTGTATTCGCCGTCCTTCCTCGGCGAGCTCTACGGCTTCGCAATCAATTCAACCACCGGTGCGCTGACACCGGTGCCGGGCAGTCCATTCCCCACGGGCAATGGCAATATCGGCATGGCGATTGTCGAGCCGCTGCCATAG
- a CDS encoding DUF3597 domain-containing protein: MSIFKDILNKLLHRGDQQAQATTGVATGTPAGDTGAPLSGTTSGGQPALGSKAAEAQPTTGGATGASGPPLPTALAQVDVEGVMDSAVKEAGETLNWRTSIVDTLKALGIDSSLEHRKALAKELNYSGDTNDSAAMNTWLHKRVMQELAQNGGKLPKTLTE; this comes from the coding sequence ATGAGCATTTTCAAGGACATTCTCAATAAGCTATTGCACCGCGGCGATCAGCAGGCGCAAGCCACTACAGGAGTGGCAACGGGCACGCCGGCTGGCGACACCGGCGCACCTCTCTCGGGCACAACTTCAGGCGGCCAGCCTGCCCTGGGCAGTAAGGCTGCCGAAGCACAGCCAACGACAGGCGGAGCAACAGGAGCGTCAGGCCCGCCCCTGCCGACTGCGCTAGCGCAAGTGGACGTCGAAGGCGTGATGGACAGCGCGGTGAAGGAAGCCGGGGAGACGCTTAACTGGCGCACGTCGATCGTCGATACGCTCAAGGCGCTCGGTATTGATAGCAGCCTTGAGCACCGCAAAGCGCTGGCGAAGGAATTGAATTATTCGGGTGACACGAATGACTCCGCCGCCATGAACACCTGGCTGCACAAGCGCGTGATGCAGGAGTTGGCACAGAACGGCGGTAAGCTGCCTAAAACCCTGACGGAGTGA
- a CDS encoding MBL fold metallo-hydrolase — MKTFPNVHRVGAATITRVDETEFPLAPERLFPAWTEDLGRALSERFAAESLDLALRRVPLKTHLWLVELDGYTIVVDTGIGNGKSRPFSALFDCLDNPVLERLKAAGFHTEQVDYVLLTHLHVDHVGWNTHRREGRWVPLFENATYVFGERERDFFGTPEGAPRRMVFDDSVAPVIGAGQARTVPDAGADVMDGIRFIPTFGHSAGHMAIEIRSRGETALFSGDVMHSAVQVHHPNWNSMFCQHPEEARASRLALLQRAAETGATVFTAHFAETSAGVITRAGDRFEWTYARPIPA; from the coding sequence ATGAAGACCTTTCCGAATGTCCACCGAGTGGGCGCCGCAACGATTACCCGCGTTGACGAGACGGAATTTCCGCTCGCCCCCGAGCGCCTGTTCCCGGCATGGACCGAGGACCTCGGACGCGCGCTGTCGGAGCGCTTCGCCGCGGAGAGCCTCGACCTGGCCCTTCGACGCGTACCGCTGAAAACGCATCTGTGGCTCGTCGAATTGGATGGGTACACCATCGTCGTCGATACGGGCATCGGGAATGGCAAGTCGCGGCCGTTCAGCGCACTGTTCGACTGCCTCGACAACCCGGTGCTCGAGCGTCTCAAGGCCGCGGGCTTTCATACAGAGCAGGTCGATTACGTGTTGCTGACCCATCTGCATGTCGATCATGTGGGTTGGAATACGCATCGCCGCGAGGGCAGGTGGGTGCCGTTGTTTGAGAATGCCACGTATGTATTTGGCGAACGTGAGCGCGACTTTTTCGGGACGCCCGAGGGGGCGCCACGTCGCATGGTGTTCGATGACAGCGTTGCCCCGGTCATTGGGGCAGGGCAGGCGCGCACGGTGCCTGATGCGGGCGCGGATGTTATGGACGGCATCCGGTTCATCCCGACGTTCGGACACAGCGCCGGGCACATGGCCATCGAGATCCGCTCGCGCGGCGAAACGGCGCTGTTTTCGGGGGACGTCATGCACAGCGCGGTGCAGGTGCACCACCCAAACTGGAATTCGATGTTCTGCCAGCATCCGGAGGAGGCCCGCGCTTCTCGCCTCGCTTTGCTCCAGCGTGCGGCGGAAACGGGGGCCACGGTGTTCACCGCGCATTTCGCGGAGACGTCGGCGGGCGTTATCACACGCGCCGGCGACCGCTTCGAGTGGACCTACGCTCGACCTATTCCGGCCTGA
- a CDS encoding RES family NAD+ phosphorylase, whose translation MMILWRISNYADLKGVGGLRAGGRWHFPGQPVVYLAEHPALALLEVLVHHELSRIEDLPRNYQLLKVEVDDAIAVASIADLPADWKQNAGWSKNAGTEWLSVRSSLLLKVPSVLVPYASNYVFNPSHPDAEKARILEAERVEHDPRILSLLSEPRA comes from the coding sequence CTGATGATCCTTTGGCGAATCAGCAACTACGCGGATCTCAAAGGCGTCGGTGGACTGCGCGCAGGAGGACGATGGCATTTCCCCGGTCAGCCGGTTGTGTATCTTGCAGAACACCCTGCGCTTGCGCTCCTTGAGGTGTTAGTTCACCACGAGCTCTCGAGAATCGAGGATCTGCCGAGAAACTACCAGCTCTTGAAAGTCGAGGTTGATGACGCCATCGCGGTCGCTAGCATTGCGGACCTGCCGGCAGACTGGAAGCAGAACGCCGGCTGGTCGAAGAATGCCGGCACGGAATGGCTGTCCGTCCGATCCAGTCTGCTCCTGAAGGTGCCGAGCGTCCTAGTGCCTTACGCGTCGAATTACGTTTTTAACCCATCGCATCCGGATGCGGAGAAGGCTCGCATCCTCGAGGCCGAGCGCGTCGAGCATGATCCGCGCATCCTTTCACTGCTCTCTGAGCCGCGGGCATGA
- a CDS encoding OmpA family protein codes for MSYQPTFQSRRILLHFFTSLAALSLVGCATRESRHNKLTPAQVALLQSEGFKLTENGWELGLAEKVLFGVDEDFIAADREAPLLRLGRLLADAGINDLNVHGHTDDKGSAEYNQQLSVRRATAVARLLERAGYSQERIHIRGLGKSMPIADNRTALGRAENRRVSIIIEVG; via the coding sequence ATGTCATACCAACCCACCTTTCAGTCGCGTCGCATTCTCTTGCACTTCTTCACCTCGTTAGCCGCGCTTTCATTGGTCGGCTGTGCAACGCGGGAGTCTCGTCACAACAAGCTAACTCCAGCTCAAGTAGCCTTGCTGCAAAGCGAAGGCTTCAAGCTGACGGAAAATGGCTGGGAACTCGGGTTGGCTGAGAAAGTACTGTTTGGCGTCGATGAAGACTTCATTGCTGCCGACCGTGAGGCGCCACTGCTGCGACTTGGGCGCTTACTTGCCGATGCAGGCATCAACGACCTCAATGTGCACGGGCATACCGACGACAAGGGTAGCGCGGAATATAACCAGCAACTGTCGGTGCGTCGGGCGACCGCTGTGGCCCGGCTGCTCGAGCGTGCCGGATATTCGCAAGAGCGTATCCATATACGCGGACTGGGAAAATCCATGCCGATTGCGGATAATCGCACCGCGTTAGGCAGAGCGGAAAATCGTCGCGTATCCATCATCATTGAGGTCGGCTGA